A region of Tenuifilum sp. 4138str DNA encodes the following proteins:
- the iadA gene encoding beta-aspartyl-peptidase — translation MSMFTLIANAEVYAPDYMEKKDVLVCNETIIAIGDSINPKMLPDSEVDIIDATGLKLIPGLIDAHVHIAGAGGEGGPSTRTPELQLSQLIAGGITTVIGCLGTDGITRSPEAVLMKAKSLRAEGVSAWMYTGSYQVPTPTITGSIARDLALIEEVIGAGEIALSDHRSSWPTTAELIRLAEEARVGGMLGGKAGIVNIHMGDAKNPFQPIHDAVSQSELSYRQFHPTHCNRNDYIFEDAKKYGKEGYIDITASSYPYFPEYEVKPSRAIVELVRAGVPLEHITMTSDANGSLPLFDKNGELVRLEMGQPKSIYNEMIDIHLKEGLPLEKALTVVTSNVARILKLKSKGKVQVGTDADLVCINNDFAIVHIIAKGKILLREGVARAKGTYE, via the coding sequence ATGTCAATGTTTACTCTTATAGCTAACGCTGAAGTGTATGCCCCTGATTACATGGAAAAAAAGGATGTCCTGGTTTGCAACGAGACAATCATAGCTATTGGTGATAGCATAAACCCCAAAATGCTGCCCGATAGTGAAGTCGATATAATAGATGCCACCGGATTGAAATTGATACCCGGTTTAATAGATGCCCATGTTCATATCGCTGGAGCAGGAGGCGAAGGTGGCCCATCGACCCGAACGCCAGAGCTACAGCTCAGCCAGCTTATTGCCGGGGGGATTACAACCGTTATAGGTTGCCTAGGTACTGATGGAATAACCCGCTCACCTGAGGCCGTTCTCATGAAAGCAAAATCGCTAAGGGCTGAAGGGGTATCGGCTTGGATGTACACAGGATCGTATCAGGTACCCACACCAACCATTACTGGCTCAATTGCTCGTGATTTAGCACTTATTGAAGAAGTTATTGGTGCGGGCGAGATAGCCCTTTCGGACCATCGCAGTTCGTGGCCTACAACTGCAGAGCTAATCAGGTTGGCTGAGGAGGCCCGGGTAGGAGGTATGCTCGGAGGTAAAGCTGGTATTGTGAACATTCACATGGGCGATGCCAAAAACCCTTTTCAACCCATTCACGATGCGGTTTCGCAAAGCGAACTTAGTTACAGGCAATTTCATCCAACCCATTGCAACCGAAACGATTACATCTTTGAGGATGCCAAAAAATACGGGAAGGAAGGATATATTGATATAACAGCCAGCTCTTATCCTTACTTCCCTGAATATGAGGTTAAGCCATCCAGAGCAATAGTGGAACTGGTGAGGGCAGGTGTTCCCCTAGAGCACATTACAATGACCTCCGATGCAAACGGATCGCTCCCTTTATTTGATAAAAATGGTGAACTGGTTAGGCTTGAAATGGGTCAACCCAAATCTATTTATAACGAAATGATTGATATCCATTTAAAGGAGGGTTTACCCCTTGAAAAGGCATTGACTGTGGTAACATCAAATGTTGCGCGAATACTGAAGTTGAAAAGTAAAGGGAAGGTGCAGGTTGGCACCGATGCCGATTTGGTATGTATTAATAACGATTTTGCGATTGTTCACATAATAGCCAAAGGAAAAATTTTGTTAAGGGAGGGAGTTGCAAGAGCCAAGGGAACATACGAGTAA
- a CDS encoding RNA polymerase sigma-70 factor — translation MSREKQIALKVIEGNHDAFAQLYDLYAERIYYFALRFMISKEDAENVTQEVFVKLWETRDRIDVNLSLSSYLFTIARNTIFNIHRKRVNEIAYLEHLSNYLESNHVRLENEIIFRDIQEQLERIINDLPPQRKKVFELSRKQGLSHKEIAEQLNISEKTIETHIRLALKTLREGLNL, via the coding sequence TTGAGTAGGGAAAAGCAAATCGCCCTTAAGGTTATTGAGGGCAACCATGATGCTTTTGCCCAGCTCTACGATTTATATGCCGAAAGGATTTACTACTTTGCCCTCCGCTTTATGATTTCCAAAGAGGATGCCGAAAATGTAACACAGGAAGTGTTTGTAAAGCTTTGGGAAACCCGCGACCGTATTGATGTAAACCTTTCATTAAGCTCATACCTTTTCACCATAGCCAGAAACACCATTTTTAATATCCATCGTAAGCGGGTAAATGAGATTGCTTACCTTGAGCATTTGAGCAACTACCTTGAATCAAATCACGTCCGATTGGAGAATGAAATTATTTTCCGAGATATTCAGGAACAGCTAGAAAGAATAATAAACGATTTACCGCCTCAGCGGAAAAAAGTATTTGAGCTTAGCCGAAAACAAGGACTAAGCCATAAGGAAATAGCGGAACAGCTTAACATCTCCGAAAAAACAATAGAAACGCATATTAGACTTGCCCTGAAAACACTTAGGGAGGGACTAAATCTGTAA
- a CDS encoding T9SS type A sorting domain-containing protein: MKTITKSLSFAFLMLVTLNYAKGQGFLMLAGGGGESSGSWSDLPYSWVVTQSANKKVAIISVNDETDWLPNYFKSFGAKWTKNFKIDSKSLANSQWLYDSLITYGAIFLKGGDQSKYYEYYKGTKTQQALQQVFSSGGVLAGTSAGAMILSPIVFTAQVASVDPSTALMSAYSSQITLANDFLNTIQGNLIFDTHVAERGRLGRMPAFMASWYKQTGQLAVGVGIDDHTAICISPNGMATVYGTGAVGIYRANSATNPFDTQVSMLKSDYIELTQLLHGTTINLNTFEVSGYSNTINPLVNEINSRITVFFSGTDYPSDDACAYFVNQAGGSADPILIVTGTDQTRANSLKSTFTAKGAAKVDIIQGLSANSSNTEHQALINAAKKFVFVSNDRVELFSYLNAAGNGLLLKTKLKSPEMVSFFVGDNARFAGASVVNNYTTSGASYNGQLQFSSGIGLLENLCIIPNAFINSQYYENCVTGVSYLMLADKLKNGLLITGSTFACYTFDSRQKSFLSNVMGSFPLVYFSNTGTRGAFANQGPYSQSRNIAGFERVMLRFLGTADTVILGNNVPTYTPENQYLGKLIKVYPNPAIDYVSIEVLNPGILEIFDVTGKKVMESRLTVTSTLSISNLHDGIYFLRFRDDRNVLVTTQKLLKLSKN; this comes from the coding sequence ATGAAAACAATTACTAAATCGTTATCATTTGCTTTTTTGATGTTGGTAACCCTGAATTATGCAAAAGGTCAAGGTTTTTTGATGCTTGCGGGCGGCGGTGGAGAAAGTAGCGGGAGTTGGAGCGATTTACCCTACTCCTGGGTGGTAACGCAGTCGGCTAACAAAAAGGTTGCCATTATTAGCGTTAACGACGAAACCGATTGGCTACCAAATTACTTCAAGTCATTTGGGGCTAAGTGGACAAAAAATTTTAAGATCGATAGCAAATCGCTTGCTAATTCCCAATGGCTTTATGATAGCCTGATTACCTATGGAGCTATTTTTTTGAAAGGTGGCGACCAAAGTAAGTATTACGAGTACTACAAGGGAACAAAAACCCAACAGGCATTACAGCAAGTATTCAGCAGCGGAGGAGTACTTGCTGGCACTTCAGCTGGAGCAATGATACTTTCCCCCATTGTGTTTACTGCACAGGTAGCTTCGGTTGATCCATCCACCGCACTAATGAGCGCTTACTCATCCCAAATTACCCTTGCAAATGACTTTTTAAATACCATTCAAGGGAATTTAATATTTGATACTCACGTTGCCGAGCGGGGGCGATTAGGCCGAATGCCGGCCTTTATGGCTAGCTGGTATAAGCAGACCGGGCAATTGGCAGTGGGTGTTGGAATAGATGATCATACCGCAATCTGTATTTCGCCTAACGGTATGGCTACTGTTTACGGAACCGGTGCCGTGGGAATTTATAGAGCTAATAGTGCTACAAATCCGTTCGACACCCAGGTTTCAATGCTAAAATCGGATTACATTGAACTAACCCAATTGCTTCATGGAACCACAATCAACCTGAATACTTTTGAGGTATCAGGCTACAGCAACACAATCAATCCGCTGGTAAACGAAATTAATTCTCGAATTACTGTGTTCTTTAGTGGGACTGATTATCCTAGCGATGACGCTTGCGCATACTTTGTAAACCAAGCAGGCGGTAGTGCCGATCCAATTCTTATTGTAACCGGAACCGATCAGACGAGAGCAAACTCACTTAAATCAACATTTACGGCAAAAGGAGCAGCTAAAGTTGATATCATTCAGGGCCTTAGCGCTAACTCATCAAATACGGAACATCAGGCATTGATAAATGCCGCAAAGAAATTTGTTTTTGTGTCGAACGATCGTGTTGAACTCTTTAGCTACCTGAATGCAGCGGGTAATGGGCTGTTGCTTAAAACCAAGCTAAAATCACCCGAAATGGTTTCATTCTTTGTGGGCGATAATGCCCGTTTTGCAGGAGCATCAGTAGTAAACAACTACACCACATCGGGAGCATCGTATAATGGTCAACTTCAGTTCAGCAGTGGTATAGGGTTACTAGAAAATTTATGCATTATTCCTAATGCATTTATCAATAGCCAATACTACGAGAATTGCGTTACCGGTGTATCGTATTTAATGCTAGCCGATAAGCTGAAGAATGGCCTTTTAATTACGGGTTCAACCTTTGCCTGTTACACTTTCGACTCCCGGCAAAAATCATTTCTAAGTAACGTAATGGGCAGTTTCCCGCTGGTGTATTTCAGTAATACAGGGACTAGAGGTGCATTTGCTAATCAGGGGCCTTATAGTCAATCGAGAAATATTGCTGGGTTTGAACGGGTTATGTTGCGCTTTTTGGGAACTGCCGATACGGTTATACTAGGGAATAATGTGCCTACATATACCCCAGAGAACCAATACTTAGGCAAGTTGATAAAAGTTTATCCCAATCCGGCTATCGATTATGTGAGTATTGAGGTATTGAACCCCGGAATACTTGAAATTTTTGATGTAACCGGTAAAAAAGTAATGGAATCCAGGTTAACTGTAACATCAACACTTTCAATATCAAATTTGCATGATGGGATTTACTTTTTAAGATTTAGAGACGATAGGAACGTCCTAGTAACTACTCAGAAACTGTTAAAATTGTCAAAGAACTAA
- a CDS encoding YfcC family protein, producing MSKKIVFPHTIVIIIFIMIGLILLTWILPAGEFEKQLVNGRKVIVPGTYHQVSGSPQGLGSMLTAPIKGFIEAAQVIGFCLIVGGAFGMLARTKAIPAALNRLLERGKDNPRLNSIIVPIVMVFFSLAGATFGMSESTLVFVMITIPLAIALGYDSIVGISMSFMAAGVGFAAAITNPFNIGVAHGIAELPLFSGWEFRVLIWTVLTSIAIFFVMRYANRIKRNLQISSVYEIDRDRSVEVSEDSSIKIFDIRQKIIIGLLFISLILLVYGANQWKWFINEISALFIALGILSAVVYRLKTLDAVDAFINGAKDMVTAGLIIGMSRGLLVIASQGKIIDTILYSVSGLGKSLPPELSVQVIFIFQSLFTFLVPSGSGQAALTVPIVAPLSDLLEVGRQTAVTAFHLGDGLFSMLVPTSGVTMGVLSIAKIPYTTWVKWFIRLLLILFGVSMILLVFALYYFGK from the coding sequence ATGAGTAAAAAAATTGTTTTTCCCCACACTATTGTCATCATCATTTTTATAATGATAGGTCTTATTCTGTTAACCTGGATTTTGCCTGCAGGTGAGTTTGAGAAGCAGCTAGTAAACGGACGAAAGGTAATTGTTCCCGGAACATACCATCAGGTTAGCGGTTCACCGCAAGGTTTAGGATCGATGCTTACGGCGCCAATAAAGGGATTTATTGAGGCCGCCCAAGTAATAGGCTTTTGTTTGATTGTTGGGGGTGCTTTTGGAATGCTAGCACGTACTAAGGCCATTCCGGCTGCACTGAATAGACTTTTGGAGCGAGGTAAGGATAATCCCCGGCTGAATAGCATAATAGTTCCCATTGTAATGGTATTTTTTTCGCTAGCCGGGGCAACCTTTGGTATGAGTGAATCCACTCTTGTTTTTGTAATGATAACTATACCCTTGGCTATTGCTCTTGGCTACGATTCTATTGTGGGTATTTCGATGTCGTTCATGGCTGCAGGCGTTGGATTTGCAGCAGCAATTACTAATCCGTTTAACATTGGAGTTGCCCATGGAATTGCTGAGTTGCCTTTATTTAGTGGCTGGGAGTTCAGGGTACTGATATGGACAGTGCTAACATCAATAGCCATTTTCTTCGTAATGCGCTATGCAAACCGGATTAAAAGAAACTTACAGATCAGTTCGGTTTATGAAATTGATAGAGACCGAAGTGTTGAGGTCTCTGAAGACTCGTCGATAAAAATATTTGATATAAGGCAAAAAATCATTATTGGTTTGCTATTCATATCGCTAATCCTTTTGGTTTATGGGGCAAACCAATGGAAATGGTTTATAAATGAGATTTCGGCGCTATTTATTGCTTTGGGTATACTTTCAGCAGTAGTTTACAGATTAAAAACCCTCGATGCGGTTGATGCTTTCATTAATGGCGCTAAGGACATGGTTACCGCAGGCCTCATAATTGGTATGTCCAGAGGATTGCTTGTAATTGCATCACAGGGAAAAATAATCGACACTATACTTTATAGCGTTTCCGGGTTAGGCAAGAGCTTACCTCCTGAACTTTCCGTGCAGGTTATTTTCATTTTTCAATCATTGTTTACTTTCCTGGTTCCTTCAGGTTCAGGACAGGCTGCACTTACCGTTCCAATTGTAGCTCCCCTGAGCGATTTACTTGAAGTGGGACGTCAAACCGCAGTTACCGCTTTTCACCTTGGCGATGGACTATTCAGCATGTTGGTCCCAACTAGCGGCGTTACTATGGGAGTCCTTTCAATTGCCAAAATCCCCTATACTACATGGGTTAAATGGTTTATAAGGTTACTTCTGATTCTTTTTGGGGTTTCCATGATTTTATTAGTTTTTGCATTGTACTATTTTGGGAAATAA
- a CDS encoding SusC/RagA family TonB-linked outer membrane protein yields the protein MRPILSTSAILLFFYTLCAQDVAVYSFSFKDQKLGDILKDISSQTGYKFAFSSSDLNVDTIVTFSARKKAAADVFNLLGKTIECSVEIINNTVVLKPLRLMPPFTLRGTVVDFSTGDFIAGANVITSDMKGTYTDSAGQFSLAVKYGQTLNFSCIGYHPLNYQVTTDTVVRLWLKPMLNPIGEIVVVAFGSEQRNLLTGSVSVVDPQRFSQVNDASVMGAFQTNLTGVLIQNNAGTPGSSVKMNIRGITSISAGNSPLFVIDGVPVITGNYSQLGFSGQTIDAISDIPVNDIESITVLKDASSSALYGTRASNGVVLVATKRGQASANSISVDSYFGLQQANRKLNMLNATQWMNMINEEAIQRGEPQVYSDDFIQNNKVDTRWLDEVFRVAPTYSLQLSFRGGDSNSSYYVSGNYYNQDGIVLGSDFSRYGFRVNYDYSINPKLKLQVGNGFSFSTNNRVEGDQSLNGPLPNAISMPPIYPVYNPDGTFNNDGPYANPISIAKEEKNLAKSHRNISNLTLTYKPSSNFQINAQGGIDYYNLNEQTFAPKQTRQGAKYDGLGIEATSNVITFYYSSYANFTNKWKTGNLEVLGGLSTERYMEHGSYLRSQSFPGNSIEFLQGGAIPVQASSREVDALNLSVFSRLKFLYLNRYMFTFNFRRDGSSKFGESNRFGNFPAIAFLWNAYDEPFYPKHTLFPRVKLTLSYGLTGNDQISDFRALDLFAPGSNYGGSAGLRPAQIANPNLKWESTHQFNAGIRVDWLDRVRLSADYYVKNTFDLLYRLPYPTSTGFSYIISNIGKMRNSGFELDLNADLLTEPVSWNVGFTITMNRNEVVSLYQNQPIRNIGRASSSIEEGQPLSFFYGYKALGVNPADGMMIYKDLNGDGIINDFDKTRIGSPFPDLFGALTSQLTYRSFSINFNIFYSIGNEIFNATRMYTETLSKSNQTTAVLRRWRQPGDITDIPKASTYNKLISSRFVEDGSFVRLKSIKLTYTVNQKVIRKTAFAGLQFYIAGKNLLTWTRYSGMDPEVNYNGENSIVMGTDFFTCPQPKTLILGVCAKF from the coding sequence ATGAGGCCAATTCTATCTACTTCAGCAATTTTGTTATTTTTTTACACACTTTGCGCTCAGGATGTAGCGGTATATAGTTTTTCATTTAAAGACCAGAAGCTGGGCGACATTTTAAAGGATATTTCATCTCAAACCGGTTATAAGTTTGCATTCTCTTCATCGGACTTAAATGTCGATACAATAGTTACTTTCTCGGCACGCAAAAAAGCAGCAGCCGATGTATTTAATTTGCTTGGGAAAACCATTGAGTGTAGTGTTGAAATAATTAACAATACAGTTGTACTAAAACCTTTACGGCTAATGCCCCCATTTACTCTAAGGGGAACAGTTGTAGATTTTTCCACAGGCGATTTTATTGCTGGAGCAAATGTTATTACCAGCGACATGAAAGGAACCTATACCGATTCGGCAGGCCAATTCTCCCTAGCCGTTAAGTATGGGCAAACGTTAAACTTTTCGTGTATAGGATACCATCCTTTGAATTACCAGGTAACCACCGATACCGTTGTAAGGCTATGGTTAAAACCAATGCTAAACCCAATTGGAGAAATTGTGGTTGTGGCTTTTGGAAGTGAACAACGTAACCTTTTAACGGGGTCAGTATCGGTAGTTGATCCCCAACGTTTTTCACAGGTAAACGATGCCTCGGTAATGGGTGCTTTCCAAACAAATCTAACCGGAGTACTAATTCAAAACAATGCAGGAACACCCGGCTCATCGGTTAAAATGAATATTCGGGGAATCACATCCATTTCAGCAGGTAACTCGCCTCTTTTTGTGATTGATGGGGTTCCGGTAATTACTGGAAACTACTCGCAGCTCGGTTTTAGCGGGCAAACCATTGATGCCATTTCCGATATTCCGGTAAACGATATTGAATCGATTACAGTTTTAAAAGATGCCTCATCGAGCGCGCTATATGGCACCCGAGCTTCAAATGGGGTAGTGCTGGTTGCTACAAAAAGGGGGCAAGCAAGCGCCAACAGCATATCAGTTGATTCCTACTTTGGGCTTCAACAGGCCAACCGGAAGCTCAACATGCTAAATGCCACCCAGTGGATGAATATGATTAACGAGGAAGCCATTCAACGAGGCGAGCCCCAGGTTTATTCCGATGATTTTATACAAAACAATAAGGTTGATACCCGATGGCTCGATGAAGTATTTCGCGTTGCTCCAACATACAGCCTTCAGCTATCGTTCAGGGGAGGCGATAGCAACTCATCATACTACGTGAGCGGTAACTACTATAACCAGGATGGAATTGTTTTAGGTAGCGACTTTAGTCGCTACGGGTTCAGGGTTAACTACGACTATAGCATAAACCCAAAGTTAAAGCTGCAGGTGGGTAATGGTTTCAGCTTTTCAACTAACAATAGGGTTGAGGGCGACCAATCGCTTAATGGGCCCTTGCCCAACGCCATATCAATGCCACCCATATACCCCGTTTATAACCCCGATGGTACATTCAATAACGATGGTCCCTATGCAAACCCCATTTCGATAGCAAAGGAGGAAAAAAACCTTGCCAAATCGCATAGGAATATTTCAAACCTGACATTAACGTATAAACCAAGCAGCAATTTTCAAATAAACGCTCAAGGAGGTATTGATTACTATAACCTGAATGAACAAACCTTTGCCCCAAAACAAACCCGACAAGGAGCAAAGTACGATGGACTTGGAATTGAGGCAACCAGCAATGTTATTACGTTTTACTATTCATCGTATGCTAATTTTACCAATAAATGGAAAACCGGGAACCTTGAGGTTTTGGGTGGTTTAAGCACTGAGCGATACATGGAGCATGGTAGTTACTTAAGGTCGCAAAGTTTCCCCGGTAATAGCATAGAGTTTTTACAGGGTGGCGCAATACCAGTTCAGGCCAGTTCACGGGAAGTGGATGCGCTGAACCTTTCGGTATTTTCACGTTTGAAATTTCTGTACCTGAACAGGTATATGTTTACATTTAACTTCCGGCGCGACGGATCATCTAAGTTTGGCGAGAGTAACCGTTTCGGGAATTTCCCGGCTATTGCATTCCTTTGGAATGCATATGACGAACCCTTTTACCCCAAACACACCCTATTTCCAAGAGTTAAGTTAACGTTGAGTTATGGCCTTACTGGAAACGACCAAATCAGCGATTTTCGGGCACTCGACCTATTCGCCCCAGGATCAAACTATGGCGGCTCAGCAGGATTACGACCTGCTCAAATTGCCAACCCCAATTTAAAGTGGGAGTCCACCCATCAGTTTAATGCTGGTATTCGGGTCGACTGGTTGGATAGGGTTCGTCTTTCAGCCGATTACTATGTAAAAAACACATTCGATTTGCTTTACCGTTTGCCTTACCCTACTTCTACCGGGTTCAGCTATATCATTTCCAATATAGGAAAAATGCGAAATAGCGGTTTTGAGCTTGATTTAAATGCCGATTTGCTCACTGAGCCAGTTTCCTGGAACGTTGGATTTACAATAACCATGAACAGGAACGAAGTAGTAAGCCTATACCAAAACCAACCTATAAGGAATATTGGGCGAGCCTCCAGTAGTATTGAAGAGGGACAACCCCTATCGTTTTTTTACGGCTACAAGGCTCTTGGTGTGAATCCGGCCGATGGAATGATGATTTACAAAGATTTGAACGGCGATGGTATAATCAACGATTTTGATAAAACACGGATTGGATCCCCATTCCCTGACCTGTTTGGCGCTCTTACAAGTCAACTTACTTACCGTTCGTTTAGCATTAACTTTAACATTTTCTATTCCATAGGTAATGAGATTTTCAATGCAACCCGAATGTACACCGAAACGCTATCAAAATCCAATCAAACCACAGCAGTACTTCGGCGTTGGAGGCAACCCGGCGATATTACCGATATACCTAAAGCATCAACGTATAACAAACTCATTTCATCGAGGTTTGTTGAGGATGGTTCATTTGTAAGGCTGAAGAGCATTAAGTTAACATATACAGTAAACCAAAAAGTGATTAGGAAAACTGCATTTGCTGGTTTGCAGTTTTACATTGCAGGAAAGAACCTGTTAACATGGACCCGCTACAGCGGTATGGACCCGGAAGTGAACTACAACGGTGAAAACTCTATAGTGATGGGCACCGATTTCTTTACCTGTCCACAACCTAAAACTTTAATACTGGGAGTATGCGCAAAATTCTAA
- a CDS encoding RagB/SusD family nutrient uptake outer membrane protein, giving the protein MRKILISILLIPFIACDDWLDIKPKNYVASDEVFTTPENLYAALTGCYDALQLQHYYGRSFIIAGDLLSDNSVAKGTKIELIALDENNLTPDNIIVEGVWEDIYTAINRANYILEGIQDVNFLNETEKNDIVGQLRFLRALHYFNLVRLYGAVPLKLKPTTKNDPSNFLPRSPIGSVYQQIISDLDSAEISIQNIQPQWATVRSSRALKALVYLTLADYPHALQYANECLLENSYLESDYSKLFGSYTEPSAEIVFYIPFIPSDNNRLAEYHFPNQLGGRYENAPKSDLVSLIAPSDKRKKWIAESLSTSSGIIFYTKKYPNLSTGANNVTVLRNAELYFIRAEALYFTDSVAHFNTILNDLNTVRQRAGLNPIDSATALGKLWPILENEKQLEFAFEGKRWFDLVRTNRALVKIPSITSVNQTLFPIPQTEILYNPQITPTDQNPGY; this is encoded by the coding sequence ATGCGCAAAATTCTAATATCCATATTGCTCATACCGTTTATAGCCTGCGACGATTGGCTCGATATTAAGCCGAAGAACTATGTTGCCTCCGATGAGGTTTTTACAACCCCCGAAAACCTTTATGCAGCCCTAACCGGTTGCTACGATGCCCTCCAGCTTCAGCATTACTACGGTCGTAGTTTTATCATTGCAGGCGATCTGCTCTCGGACAATAGCGTGGCAAAGGGAACAAAAATTGAGCTTATTGCCCTAGATGAGAATAATTTGACCCCCGATAATATTATTGTTGAAGGGGTTTGGGAGGATATTTACACTGCAATTAATAGGGCAAACTACATCCTTGAAGGAATTCAAGACGTAAATTTTTTAAACGAAACGGAAAAGAACGACATCGTAGGTCAGCTTCGATTTTTAAGGGCTCTGCACTACTTTAACCTTGTTCGCCTGTATGGTGCTGTGCCGCTTAAGCTTAAACCCACAACCAAAAACGATCCCTCAAATTTTCTTCCACGATCTCCCATTGGTAGTGTTTATCAGCAAATTATTTCAGACCTTGATTCCGCTGAAATATCAATTCAAAATATTCAGCCTCAGTGGGCTACGGTTCGTTCGTCAAGAGCGCTAAAAGCTCTGGTCTATTTAACTCTGGCCGATTATCCACATGCCTTGCAGTATGCTAATGAATGTTTGTTGGAAAACTCATACCTGGAATCGGATTACAGCAAGCTATTCGGTTCATATACCGAGCCAAGTGCCGAAATAGTTTTCTACATACCATTCATACCGAGCGATAATAACCGTTTGGCAGAATACCATTTCCCAAACCAGCTAGGTGGAAGATACGAGAATGCTCCTAAATCGGATTTGGTAAGCTTAATAGCACCAAGCGATAAACGTAAGAAGTGGATTGCCGAGTCGCTTTCAACAAGCTCTGGGATCATTTTCTATACAAAAAAATACCCAAACCTTTCTACCGGAGCAAACAACGTTACCGTTTTACGCAATGCTGAACTTTACTTCATCAGAGCCGAAGCGCTATACTTTACCGATTCTGTAGCCCACTTCAATACCATACTTAACGATTTAAATACAGTTCGACAACGAGCAGGTCTTAACCCTATCGATTCGGCCACTGCATTAGGAAAGCTTTGGCCTATCCTGGAGAATGAAAAACAGTTAGAATTTGCCTTTGAGGGCAAGCGTTGGTTCGATTTGGTTAGAACCAACAGGGCTCTTGTAAAAATACCTAGTATTACCTCAGTAAACCAAACGCTTTTCCCAATACCCCAAACAGAAATTCTTTATAATCCTCAAATTACCCCAACCGACCAAAATCCGGGTTACTAA